Proteins from a single region of Primulina tabacum isolate GXHZ01 chromosome 5, ASM2559414v2, whole genome shotgun sequence:
- the LOC142544172 gene encoding putative disease resistance protein At1g61190, with the protein MQLEVDKLVECGKFAEGLFLEVCKTKARKLVTAEWRGQRALEQNLKTVWRWLMMTVTYKLAYNGMGGVGKTILAMHIHDKLLSDPTFNGYVYWIDVSQNSSVRKLQNDIAHVLDIDLSNEDNESHRAARLFEALKRRIRFVMILDDAWKNFEIEKTGISLGTDGSKLLITSSG; encoded by the coding sequence ATGCAGTTGGAGGTTGATAAACTTGTTGAATGTGGTAAATTTGCTGAGGGGCTTTTTCTTGAAGTTTGCAAGACGAAGGCAAGGAAATTGGTGACCGCAGAATGGAGAGGCCAACGAGCTTTAGAACAAAATTTAAAGACTGTTTGGAGGTGGTTAATGATGACGGTGACTTACAAATTGGCATATAATGGAATGGGAGGAGTCGGTAAAACAATACTAGCAATGCATATTCACGACAAACTCCTGAGCGATCCTACATTCAACGGTTATGTGTATTGGATAGATGTCTCACAAAACTCCAGCGTTCGAAAATTGCAGAATGACATTGCCCATGTTCTGGACATAGATCTCTCAAATGAAGATAACGAAAGTCATAGAGCTGCACGATTGTTTGAGGCACTAAAGAGGAGGATTAGATTTGTGATGATCTTGGATGATGCGTGGAAGAATTTTGAGATTGAGAAGACAGGAATTTCACTTGGAACAGATGGAAGCAAGTTGCTGATAACTAGTAGTGGGTAG